DNA from Amorphoplanes friuliensis DSM 7358:
CCCGAAGGCGACGCGGTGTTCCTCGAACTCGTCCTCGTCCCGCAGCTCGATCAGCCCGGTGTCGCGGCGGCGCGACACGTCGAGGTCGAGGTCGATGATGTGGACCGTGTCACCCTCCCAGCGCGCCGGGGTGGTGATGTCGCAGTAGACCTCGCTGGTGCGCGGCGGCGGGTTGAACATGCCGGTCCACCACGCGTGGTGCGGGATCAGCAGGACGAACGGGATCTGCTCCACGGACGGCTGACCGTGGTAGACGGAGGCCGTGCCGCGTGTCACACCGACCCAGATTCCCAGGTCGTCCTCGGCGAGCCGCCGGGCCGGATAGTCGCGGTGAGCCGTGCCGTCGTACTTGGTGTAGACGACCCGGACCATCTCGCTCGGCATGACAAGACCCTAACGGTGACATGGTTTCGTCGGTGGTGGCGGGTACGGTCTCCGACGTGACCGCCGCGACCCGTAAGAAGGCAACCGCGTCCCAGCTCCTCGCCGCAGCCGTGGGCGCCGTGCCCGGTGGCGCGTCCCGTCCCGGGCAGGAGCAGATGGCCACGGCCATCGAACGCGCGGTCAAGGAGCGTGAGCACCTGTTGGTGCAGGCCGGGACGGGCACGGGCAAGTCCCTGGCCTACC
Protein-coding regions in this window:
- a CDS encoding DUF402 domain-containing protein is translated as MPSEMVRVVYTKYDGTAHRDYPARRLAEDDLGIWVGVTRGTASVYHGQPSVEQIPFVLLIPHHAWWTGMFNPPPRTSEVYCDITTPARWEGDTVHIIDLDLDVSRRRDTGLIELRDEDEFEEHRVAFGYTAEMVTEAHAAARRLFVALGDGSEPFASAYRKWLSTVVE